The Rhinolophus ferrumequinum isolate MPI-CBG mRhiFer1 chromosome 6, mRhiFer1_v1.p, whole genome shotgun sequence genome has a window encoding:
- the LOC117023792 gene encoding olfactory receptor 4F6-like, with the protein MDQINGSVVTEFVLLGLAQSLGMQFFLFLFFSLFYVGIILGNLFIVFTVIFDSHLHFPMYILLANLSLIDLGLSSTTVPRMISDVFSDCKIISFHKCMIQMFFIHVMGGAEMVLLIAMAYDRYTAICKPLHYLTIMNPKVCMLLVVVAWTIGVIHAVSQFLFVINLPFCGPNNMGSFYCDFPRVMKLACMDTYRLEFVVTANSGFISVGTFFFLIVSYIFILVTVRKRSSNDLSKAFFTLSAHIMVVVLFFVPCMFLYVWPFPTKSLDNFFSIVDFVVTPILNPVIYTLRNRDMKAAMRRLIRQVVSSREMA; encoded by the coding sequence ATGGACCAAATAAATGGCTCTGTGGTAACTGAGTTTGTGTTACTGGGACTTGCACAATCCTTGGGaatgcagttttttctttttcttttcttctctttattctaTGTGGGAATTATCCTGGGAAACCTCTTCATTGTGTTCACAGTAATTTTTGATTCTCACTTACACTTCCCCATGTATATTCTGTTGGCCAACTTATCACTCATTGACCTGGGCCTTTCGTCTACCACAGTTCCTCGGATGATATCTGATGTTTTCAGTGACTGTAAAATCATTTCCTTCCACAAGTGCATGATACAAATGTTCTTTATTCATGTCATGGGAGGGGCTGAAATGGTGCTGCTCATAGCCATGGCATATGACAGGTACACTGCAATCTGCAAGCCTCTCCACTATCTAACTATCATGAATCCCAAGGTGTGCATGCTTTTGGTAGTGGTTGCTTGGACCATTGGGGTGATTCAtgctgtgtctcagtttctttttgtCATCAATTTACCTTTCTGTGGCCCTAATAACATGGGAAGCTTTTATTGTGATTTTCCTAGGGTTATGAAACTTGCATGCATGGACACTTACAGACTAGAATTTGTGGTCACTGCCAACAGTGGCTTCATATCTGTGGGcaccttctttttcttaattgtgtCATACATCTTTATTCTGGTCACTGTCAGAAAACGTTCTTCAAATGATTTGTCCAAAGCCTTCTTCACTTTGTCAGCTCACATCATggtagtggttttgttttttgttccatGCATGTTTCTCTATGTGTGGCCTTTTCCTACCAAGTcattggataattttttttccattgtggaCTTTGTTGTTACTCCTATCTTAAACCCTGTCATCTATACTTTAAGGAACAGAGATATGAAAGCTGCAATGAGAAGACTGATTAGACAAGTTGTAAGTTCTAGGGAGATGGCATAA